In a single window of the Populus alba chromosome 16, ASM523922v2, whole genome shotgun sequence genome:
- the LOC118050025 gene encoding strigolactone esterase D14: MDVLYHEHGYGGGTFEALNGRIYGNGTETLVLAHGYGADQSVWHHLIPYLACYFKVVVFDLVFSANVSPALYNPKKYSSFKGYASDMVNLLDELRVNETILVGHSMSAMIGCIASIKRPELFRHLVLLGGSPRYLDEKGYNGGFTRSEINAILKHMHQNYTSWVQAFAPTAIGMNNTPATTEFRNSLRRMKPRIALSVAKAVFLSDWRSILPEVAVPCTIIQSKRDPIVPNSVAYYMKRNLNGHARVQILDTGGHFPQLTAYSLLLKVLKRFLVND; the protein is encoded by the exons ATGGATGTGCTATATCATGAACATGGTTATGGAGGAGGTACTTTTGAAGCCCTAAATGGTAGGATCTACGGCAATGGCACTGAAACCCTGGTCCTGGCTCATGGTTATGGTGCAGACCAGAGCGTGTGGCATCACCTGATACCTTATCTTGCTTGTTACTTCAAGGTGGTGgtttttgacttggttttctcTGCAAATGTTAGCCCCGCCCTTTATAATCCAAAGAAATACTCGAGTTTCAAAGGGTATGCAAGTGACATGGTGAACCTTCTTGATGAACTGAGAGTGAACGAGACAATCCTCGTAGGCCATTCCATGTCTGCCATGATCGGATGCATTGCTTCAATTAAGCGTCCTGAACTCTTCCGGCACCTTGTTTTACTCGGTGGCTCTCCGAG GTACCTTGATGAAAAAGGATACAATGGGGGCTTTACGAGATCAGAGATCAACGCCATCTTAAAGCACATGCATCAGAATTACACGAGCTGGGTTCAAGCTTTTGCTCCAACAGCTATTGGTATGAACAACACACCAGCAACAACGGAGTTCAGAAACAGCCTGAGGAGAATGAAACCCAGGATTGCGCTCAGTGTGGCTAAAGCAGTGTTTTTAAGTGATTGGAGAAGCATTCTTCCAGAAGTTGCGGTGCCTTGCACTATAATCCAGTCCAAAAGAGATCCTATAGTTCCAAACTCCGTGGCCTATTACATGAAGAGAAATCTTAACGGGCATGCCAGGGTTCAAATTCTGGACACTGGAGGCCATTTTCCTCAGCTTACAGCTTACAGTTTGCTATTGAAAGTTCTGAAAAGATTTCTTGTGAACGACTAG
- the LOC118050012 gene encoding mediator of RNA polymerase II transcription subunit 7a isoform X1 gives MATATFPPPPPFYRLYKDYIENPKSAPEPPPPIEGTYVCFASSYTTDDVLPSLEEQGVRQLYPKGPNVDFKKELRSLNRELQLHILELADVLVERPSQYARRVEDISLIFKNLHHLLNSLRPHQARATLIHILELQIQRRKQAVEDIKRQREEAQKLLKEALGTLAGQ, from the exons ATGGCAACAGCTACATTTCCACCACCGCCACCGTTTTACAGACTGTACAAAGATTATATTGAAAACCCTAAATCAGCTCCAGAACCTCCTCCTCCTATTGAAGGCACTTATGTGTGTTTTGCTAGCAGTTACACT actGATGATGTGCTTCCAAGCTTAGAAGAGCAGGGAGTGCGACAACTGTACCCAAAAGGACCAAATGTTG ATTTCAAGAAAGAACTGAGGTCGCTTAATAGAGAATTGCAGCTTCACATTTTGGAGCTTGCTGATGTTCTTGTTGAGAGACCTTCACAATATGCTAGGAGAGTGGAAGACATTTCCCTTATCTTCAAGAATTTGCATCACCTTCTCAATTCTTTGCGTCCCCATCAG GCTAGGGCCACATTGATTCATATTCTAGAGCTTCAGATACAACGTCGTAAACAAGCCGTGGAGGATATAAAGAG GCAGAGAGAAGAGGCGCAGAAACTCCTCAAGGAGGCTCTCGGAACCCTAGCTGGGCAGTAG
- the LOC118050012 gene encoding mediator of RNA polymerase II transcription subunit 7a isoform X2, producing the protein MATATFPPPPPFYRLYKDYIENPKSAPEPPPPIEGTYVCFASSYTTDDVLPSLEEQGVRQLYPKGPNVDFKKELRSLNRELQLHILELADVLVERPSQYARRVEDISLIFKNLHHLLNSLRPHQARATLIHILELQIQRRKQAVEDIKRPRNMGLGKQHAGIVS; encoded by the exons ATGGCAACAGCTACATTTCCACCACCGCCACCGTTTTACAGACTGTACAAAGATTATATTGAAAACCCTAAATCAGCTCCAGAACCTCCTCCTCCTATTGAAGGCACTTATGTGTGTTTTGCTAGCAGTTACACT actGATGATGTGCTTCCAAGCTTAGAAGAGCAGGGAGTGCGACAACTGTACCCAAAAGGACCAAATGTTG ATTTCAAGAAAGAACTGAGGTCGCTTAATAGAGAATTGCAGCTTCACATTTTGGAGCTTGCTGATGTTCTTGTTGAGAGACCTTCACAATATGCTAGGAGAGTGGAAGACATTTCCCTTATCTTCAAGAATTTGCATCACCTTCTCAATTCTTTGCGTCCCCATCAG GCTAGGGCCACATTGATTCATATTCTAGAGCTTCAGATACAACGTCGTAAACAAGCCGTGGAGGATATAAAGAG ACCGAGGAACATGGGACTGGGGAAGCAACATGCTGGTATAGTTTCTTGA